Proteins encoded in a region of the Armatimonadota bacterium genome:
- a CDS encoding AIR carboxylase family protein, with protein MSPNARVGIVTCYEGDFAHMSPAIDLLDKFEVSFEIVAIDPIGVPERATQYAESARERGLKFILAGTGDAPNLPLILASHTTLPVLGVPLPCHFIESGNPSYSMVPSSSRAPVASVSSGDAHSAALVALRALAIEDEELSAKLDELHD; from the coding sequence GTGTCGCCAAATGCAAGAGTTGGAATCGTCACCTGCTATGAAGGTGACTTTGCGCACATGAGTCCTGCGATCGATCTTCTCGACAAGTTTGAAGTGTCGTTCGAGATCGTTGCCATCGATCCGATTGGAGTTCCTGAACGGGCTACTCAGTACGCTGAGTCAGCTCGTGAACGAGGATTGAAGTTTATATTGGCTGGTACCGGCGATGCCCCGAATCTGCCGCTGATCCTCGCGAGCCATACGACCTTGCCAGTTCTCGGTGTGCCCTTGCCTTGCCACTTCATAGAAAGCGGTAACCCTTCTTACTCGATGGTCCCGAGTTCTAGTCGCGCTCCAGTTGCGTCAGTCTCCTCCGGCGATGCCCATAGCGCAGCGCTTGTAGCGCTAAGAGCTCTTGCTATTGAGGATGAGGAGCTTAGCGCGAAGTTAGACGAGCTTCACGACTGA
- a CDS encoding IS3 family transposase, with amino-acid sequence MERGVTARRACRIVGISSAGPYREPAPDRCTELREALKKVWRPNMGYRMAHAFVKGQFEPLNVKRVHRIWKEERLGRMKRYRKKRTGSQVPLAPEAPNEVWCLDFCFDACLNGTKLKALGIVDEFTRECLALEVATSFKSLRVQSVLKALFESRGAPKFLRSDNGSEFISRSLAVFLSQSGTESRFIKPGSPWQNGHAESFVSRLRAELLDVEVFHNLAEAQVKLAVFRRFYNEQRPHSSLAYLPPAVAAMSWTVGTRIADSGRATPCQYQRRTIPKLSSGMGADQGQTNSFSVAIGTTSPSHVPRVDGTNSSANSCLLLSVVKLV; translated from the coding sequence ATGGAGCGGGGTGTGACGGCCCGAAGAGCCTGCCGGATTGTGGGGATATCGAGCGCTGGGCCGTACCGAGAGCCGGCGCCTGACCGCTGCACAGAGCTCAGAGAAGCCCTGAAGAAGGTCTGGCGGCCGAACATGGGGTACCGGATGGCCCACGCCTTCGTGAAGGGCCAGTTCGAGCCTCTGAACGTCAAGAGGGTCCACCGGATCTGGAAGGAAGAAAGGCTGGGCAGGATGAAGCGGTATCGCAAGAAGCGGACCGGCAGTCAGGTTCCCTTGGCCCCCGAAGCTCCCAACGAGGTCTGGTGCCTGGACTTTTGTTTCGATGCCTGCCTGAACGGAACCAAGCTCAAGGCTCTGGGGATCGTCGACGAGTTCACGAGGGAGTGCCTTGCTCTTGAGGTGGCGACGAGCTTCAAATCCTTGAGGGTGCAGTCCGTGCTGAAGGCTCTGTTCGAAAGCCGCGGCGCTCCGAAGTTCTTAAGAAGCGACAACGGCTCGGAGTTCATCTCGAGGAGCCTTGCCGTGTTTCTGTCGCAGTCGGGGACCGAGAGCCGCTTCATCAAACCGGGCTCGCCCTGGCAGAACGGCCATGCCGAGAGCTTCGTTTCCAGGCTTCGGGCGGAACTTCTGGACGTCGAAGTGTTTCACAACCTGGCCGAGGCTCAGGTGAAGCTGGCGGTGTTTCGCCGGTTCTACAACGAGCAAAGGCCGCATTCGTCGCTTGCCTACCTGCCTCCGGCAGTGGCCGCCATGTCCTGGACCGTCGGGACGCGGATTGCAGACTCCGGTCGGGCTACGCCGTGTCAATATCAACGGAGGACTATTCCTAAGTTGTCTTCAGGAATGGGGGCAGACCAGGGGCAGACCAATAGCTTTTCAGTCGCTATCGGCACAACCTCCCCGAGCCATGTGCCTAGGGTTGATGGGACGAATTCCTCTGCGAATTCGTGTCTGCTCTTGTCAGTCGTGAAGCTCGTCTAA
- a CDS encoding transposase encodes MRKSKFSEEQIVRILQEASSGQKTQAQICKDHGVSVNTFYIWKRKYAGLQTDDLRQLRDLEKENAQLKKLLAERDLEIDAVKALFRKNGLALPNPSRERGF; translated from the coding sequence ATGAGGAAGTCGAAATTCAGCGAGGAGCAGATCGTTCGGATCTTGCAAGAGGCCAGCTCCGGCCAAAAGACGCAGGCTCAGATCTGCAAGGACCACGGGGTGAGCGTCAACACCTTCTACATCTGGAAGCGCAAGTACGCGGGGCTCCAGACCGACGACCTACGCCAGCTCAGAGACCTGGAGAAGGAGAACGCCCAGCTCAAGAAGCTGCTGGCCGAGCGGGATCTTGAGATCGACGCGGTGAAGGCGCTGTTCCGAAAAAACGGGCTCGCGCTCCCGAACCCGTCGCGGGAGCGAGGTTTCTGA
- a CDS encoding ankyrin repeat domain-containing protein, with translation MSLMLLSLVLCAAGQATLGVDAQLSSMVNWEKDRLVRAIESNRKVLSQQDTDGHTLVHLAVLGSKKATQLRILSQFLNKTQVGIQDCNGLTALHFASWHGTTEQMQVLLDCGADSKCADVEGRTPLHYAALSGNCSALSLLLQRGAVVDAVDVDGLTPLWYGRGSVSVVRMLARFGAATLVRDSEGNTIAHELVRGGGLSPNWRFVGPCVRFVLERSGTPDVRNWQLVTPLMLACRNLDGDAIRALVRLGSDIKARDLNGSTPADYVEIASGPEGKKAGILRLLADRPGRT, from the coding sequence ATGTCATTGATGTTGCTAAGTCTCGTTCTTTGCGCTGCTGGTCAAGCAACGTTAGGTGTCGATGCTCAATTGAGCTCTATGGTTAATTGGGAGAAGGACCGGCTGGTTCGTGCCATTGAATCGAACCGCAAAGTACTTTCTCAGCAGGACACAGATGGCCACACTCTTGTTCATTTGGCAGTGTTAGGCTCAAAGAAGGCTACACAGTTACGCATCCTCTCACAGTTTTTGAACAAGACTCAAGTTGGGATTCAGGATTGCAACGGATTGACGGCGCTTCACTTTGCAAGTTGGCATGGCACAACTGAGCAGATGCAAGTGCTCCTTGATTGTGGTGCCGACTCCAAATGTGCGGACGTCGAGGGTCGGACTCCCTTGCACTATGCGGCTCTGTCAGGGAATTGCAGTGCGCTATCACTCCTGCTACAGCGTGGGGCGGTAGTTGACGCTGTTGACGTAGATGGTTTGACTCCGTTGTGGTACGGTCGTGGGTCCGTGTCAGTAGTTCGCATGCTTGCCAGATTCGGTGCCGCTACCCTAGTGAGGGATAGCGAGGGAAATACGATTGCCCATGAGCTAGTACGAGGAGGTGGTCTCTCGCCGAATTGGCGGTTCGTGGGACCGTGTGTTCGGTTTGTATTGGAGCGATCAGGAACTCCTGATGTTAGGAACTGGCAGTTAGTCACTCCGTTGATGCTTGCTTGTAGGAATCTTGACGGCGACGCCATAAGAGCCCTAGTCAGATTGGGTTCAGACATAAAGGCACGCGATCTAAATGGTTCTACACCAGCGGACTATGTAGAGATCGCTTCGGGTCCGGAAGGCAAGAAGGCTGGCATCCTGAGATTGTTGGCTGACCGACCAGGCAGAACATAG
- a CDS encoding RHS repeat protein, which translates to MNTEYTYLDEAQSLGIKADPVETHPYRPVPNPVSGELKIDPEILLKAKQFNIAIDFFYGSFSSNDGPYGKGRSASVNAFIQSQTSAPGIVTVMRGDETAFGFTKVGASGGITTYSANSLMNSGTTLIYDGTKFTEEFASGLKMIYQNQTGSGSKHEVTKVQLPSGLATTYVYGSGVESGLLKSIQEPGGKVVTFNYAASTGTSLLDSVQDWSGRRWTFQYDSQRYLTTMITPMGCTTKYAYSLAGTGSTTMVHAIEDPRGYRTTYMYDSNRRVTSMAAGSGIWTYQYGGAFPATYNGSVAISPTGARTTNVIDSNGRISKIQHPEGYTSTYSYDSNGFQTKEEVPAGTVCSHAFDYMGRVTKSTDALGNLTTYQYDSSGNLTTQIDALGNTSTFGYDGSRNRIRATDPLGRVTQWVYDGDGQNTASVDGRGLRTTYNYDSSGNVASIIHSDGGIVTNTYDSLNRLETTTDPLGRKTTYIYDDGDNRTAMIDPLGNRWTYVYDTCLLAAEVDPLGNRTSYTYDRFGNRSTVKDALGNVTTYEYDNMGYLTTVTNALGKSRQIVMNAAKQKTADVDELGNRTSYTYDSSGRMQTVKDARGNISTTVYNARNDVVSSIDALGNTSNYFYDAVGRQTAQATPLGFRSTTVYDAAGQVSASLDPLSNLTTYLYDAAGNRTTVTDALGNISTSVFSSDSNRLAASVDALANRTSYVYDAAGQQTAVQDAKGNRISYIFDNAGRTQAVQDALGNFTTYGYDATGRQVSMTNALGKMWKTGYDAVGRTVTTTTPLGNLSSYVYDAVGRQTANVDPLGNTSTTVYDDAGRVQAVVNPLGYRTTFSYDAVGNQTGVLDARGNRVTNSFDAVNRLVSTMDQLGFVTTSQYDADGRNTTIVDARGNFITQVYTNRSELSAIVDQLGNRTTYTYDAVGRRSTRKFPSGDLTTYTYDAVSRATGIDYADATKVTYAYDAVGNRTTMQDSTGDTTYAYDAVNRVSGKTDPGTLRQAYSYDAVGQRTKLTDPDNGVRTFTYDDDGRLETASRPNGSKSTYQYDAAGRKTTVLLASAVKKRTTYDAANQIVSIIDETSGGAVLQRFTFTYDEASNRKSIFDANGASTTYSYDAKNRLTQDATAGTNAHTYDYSYDGSDNRLTSSETGSVSTWSYDAGNRMVSMVNGANKTTYTYSANGNLTEVQDPNGDRTTMSYDMENRLRLYNGSSVVTYLYDGDGKKRVELTGGVRTTLVWDGEDYVQERS; encoded by the coding sequence ATGAATACCGAATACACCTATCTCGACGAAGCTCAGAGTCTGGGAATCAAAGCGGATCCTGTCGAGACCCATCCCTATCGACCCGTTCCCAACCCCGTTTCTGGAGAGCTCAAGATTGATCCCGAGATCCTGCTCAAAGCCAAGCAGTTCAATATCGCGATCGATTTCTTCTACGGGAGCTTCTCCAGCAACGATGGACCGTATGGCAAAGGCCGCTCTGCCAGCGTCAACGCCTTCATCCAGTCCCAGACCAGTGCGCCCGGCATCGTCACCGTCATGCGCGGTGATGAGACTGCCTTTGGCTTCACTAAGGTGGGCGCATCCGGAGGGATCACCACCTACAGCGCCAACTCACTCATGAACAGCGGCACGACGCTGATCTATGACGGCACCAAGTTCACGGAGGAGTTCGCCAGCGGCCTCAAGATGATCTATCAGAACCAGACTGGGAGCGGCTCCAAGCACGAAGTCACCAAAGTGCAGCTGCCGTCTGGGCTGGCGACCACGTACGTCTACGGCTCGGGCGTCGAGTCGGGGCTCTTGAAGTCGATCCAGGAACCGGGCGGCAAGGTCGTCACCTTCAACTACGCCGCCAGCACGGGAACCTCTCTTCTGGACTCGGTCCAAGACTGGTCGGGACGCCGCTGGACGTTTCAATATGACTCCCAGCGGTATCTGACCACGATGATCACGCCGATGGGCTGCACGACCAAGTACGCCTACTCTTTGGCCGGCACAGGCAGCACAACGATGGTCCACGCCATCGAGGATCCCCGCGGCTACCGGACGACCTACATGTACGACTCGAACCGTAGAGTCACCTCGATGGCAGCCGGTTCCGGAATCTGGACGTATCAGTACGGCGGCGCCTTCCCGGCCACGTACAACGGTTCGGTCGCTATCTCCCCGACTGGAGCCCGAACGACAAACGTCATCGACTCCAATGGCCGGATCTCCAAGATCCAGCATCCGGAAGGCTACACTTCCACCTACAGCTACGATTCCAACGGCTTTCAGACGAAGGAAGAGGTCCCGGCCGGCACGGTGTGCAGCCATGCCTTTGATTACATGGGCCGCGTCACAAAGTCGACTGACGCCCTCGGCAACCTGACGACCTATCAGTACGACTCCTCAGGAAACCTGACCACACAGATCGATGCGCTTGGCAACACGAGCACCTTCGGCTATGACGGAAGCCGAAACCGCATTCGGGCAACCGATCCCCTCGGCCGGGTGACCCAGTGGGTTTACGACGGCGACGGCCAGAACACGGCATCGGTTGACGGCCGTGGCCTTCGAACCACCTACAACTACGATTCCTCTGGCAACGTCGCCTCGATCATCCACTCGGACGGCGGGATCGTCACCAACACTTACGACAGCCTGAATCGGCTGGAAACCACGACCGATCCTCTTGGGAGGAAGACCACCTACATCTATGACGACGGTGACAACCGGACGGCGATGATCGATCCTTTGGGCAACCGCTGGACCTATGTCTATGACACCTGCCTGCTGGCTGCAGAGGTGGATCCTCTCGGCAACCGCACCAGTTACACCTATGACCGGTTCGGCAATCGCTCCACGGTGAAGGACGCCCTTGGCAACGTTACGACCTACGAATACGACAACATGGGCTACTTGACCACGGTCACCAACGCCCTAGGCAAGTCGCGGCAGATCGTGATGAACGCGGCCAAACAGAAGACCGCCGACGTGGATGAGCTTGGCAACCGGACCAGTTACACCTACGACTCCAGCGGCCGGATGCAGACGGTCAAGGATGCCAGAGGCAATATCAGCACCACGGTCTACAATGCCAGGAACGACGTGGTGTCCTCGATCGATGCACTTGGAAATACGTCCAACTACTTCTACGACGCCGTGGGCAGACAAACGGCCCAGGCTACCCCTCTCGGCTTTCGCTCGACGACGGTCTATGACGCGGCTGGCCAGGTCTCGGCAAGCTTGGACCCGCTAAGCAACCTGACGACTTATCTGTACGATGCCGCTGGGAACAGAACCACGGTCACAGATGCGCTCGGCAACATCTCAACAAGCGTCTTCAGTTCGGATTCAAACCGGCTCGCGGCTTCGGTCGATGCCCTTGCGAACCGGACGAGCTATGTCTACGACGCAGCCGGCCAGCAGACTGCGGTTCAGGATGCCAAGGGCAACCGCATCTCCTACATCTTTGACAATGCCGGGAGAACGCAGGCGGTTCAAGATGCGCTCGGAAACTTCACGACCTACGGCTATGACGCTACAGGGCGCCAGGTGTCGATGACGAACGCCCTCGGCAAGATGTGGAAGACCGGTTACGACGCCGTGGGACGAACGGTGACCACGACCACCCCGCTAGGCAACCTCTCCAGCTATGTCTACGATGCTGTAGGAAGACAGACGGCCAACGTCGATCCACTTGGCAACACATCCACGACCGTCTACGATGACGCCGGCAGAGTCCAGGCCGTCGTCAACCCGCTCGGCTACCGAACCACCTTCTCTTATGACGCCGTCGGCAACCAAACTGGGGTCCTGGATGCCCGTGGAAACAGAGTGACGAACAGCTTTGATGCCGTCAATCGTCTGGTCAGTACGATGGACCAGTTGGGATTTGTTACGACGTCCCAATACGACGCGGACGGCCGGAACACCACGATCGTAGACGCCCGCGGCAACTTCATCACGCAGGTCTATACGAATCGAAGTGAGCTCTCCGCCATTGTCGACCAACTCGGTAACCGGACCACCTACACGTACGACGCGGTTGGCAGGCGCTCCACCCGCAAGTTCCCTTCCGGAGACCTGACAACCTATACATACGATGCCGTTAGCCGTGCCACGGGCATCGACTATGCAGACGCAACCAAGGTCACCTATGCCTATGACGCTGTCGGTAACCGGACGACCATGCAGGATTCGACCGGCGACACGACCTATGCTTATGACGCCGTGAACCGCGTGTCCGGCAAGACCGACCCAGGGACGCTCAGGCAAGCCTATTCCTACGACGCTGTCGGCCAAAGGACGAAGCTGACCGATCCCGACAACGGCGTCCGAACATTCACGTACGATGATGACGGCAGGCTGGAGACCGCATCGAGGCCAAACGGGTCCAAGTCAACGTATCAGTACGACGCAGCCGGCAGGAAGACCACGGTTCTCCTTGCCTCTGCCGTCAAGAAGCGAACCACGTATGACGCCGCCAATCAGATCGTCTCGATTATCGACGAGACAAGCGGAGGCGCGGTCCTGCAGAGATTCACCTTCACCTACGACGAGGCTAGCAATCGCAAGTCCATCTTCGATGCCAACGGCGCCTCGACGACCTATTCGTACGATGCCAAGAACCGGTTGACCCAGGATGCCACGGCCGGAACCAACGCCCACACCTACGACTACTCGTACGACGGGTCCGACAACCGCCTCACATCCTCGGAGACGGGATCGGTATCCACTTGGAGCTATGATGCCGGCAACCGAATGGTCTCGATGGTGAACGGAGCCAACAAGACCACCTATACTTACAGCGCCAACGGGAACCTGACTGAAGTCCAAGACCCAAACGGAGACCGAACAACGATGTCGTATGATATGGAAAACAGACTCAGACTCTACAACGGCTCGAGCGTCGTGACGTATCTCTACGATGGCGACGGCAAGAAGCGCGTGGAGCTGACCGGAGGCGTAAGGACAACGCTCGTTTGGGATGGCGAGGACTACGTACAGGAGCGCTCGTAA
- a CDS encoding recombinase family protein — protein sequence MSYGRRSAKRTILVQESPKAGTAVLYARVSTKEQEQEGYSLQAQLGLLRRYAQQHGLEVKCEFIEAETAKEAGRERFQVMLAFVRAKGVGAILCEKVDRLYRNLKDRVLVGDLAVELHFVKEGTVLSKASKSHEKFVHDIKLVVAKNYIDNLSEETRKGMEEKAKQGLWPSHAPFGYVNVIVGSRRVIEVDKKLAVKIRRLFQTYAEGQASLANLRVLARDIGLRSRKGNVLQTSMIAQILSNPIYSGQILWNGVQNDGTHEPIVSKELFEKVQEVMHGRNRNKTGFGKLDFTYKGVFTCSHCGCAITAERHKGKYVYYHCTGKKGRCPGQKCIEENVVSAQVSNLLRRLHIDAEILEMLRDALQESFEEQRAFHDDQRESLGNEAKSIEGKLEALYLDKLSGQVPMAIFDKLKLKWESELDACRLLLSSLSKAQASYFELGVTLLELGSNCHSRFEKATPKEKREILRSLCSNCQLENGSVQLSLQEPFKTMLQSIESEGSNRETGKWLAD from the coding sequence ATGTCGTACGGTCGCCGCTCAGCCAAAAGGACCATCCTGGTCCAAGAATCCCCCAAGGCCGGGACGGCAGTCCTTTACGCCCGGGTCTCGACTAAAGAGCAGGAACAGGAGGGGTATTCGCTCCAAGCACAACTTGGCCTCCTGCGCCGCTATGCCCAGCAACACGGTCTGGAAGTCAAATGCGAGTTCATCGAAGCCGAGACGGCCAAGGAAGCTGGCCGGGAGAGATTCCAGGTGATGCTCGCGTTCGTCCGAGCTAAGGGCGTTGGGGCCATCCTCTGCGAGAAGGTTGACCGTCTGTACCGCAATCTCAAAGACAGGGTCCTGGTTGGCGATCTTGCTGTTGAGCTTCACTTCGTCAAAGAAGGGACCGTCCTTTCGAAGGCCTCCAAGAGCCACGAGAAGTTCGTCCACGACATCAAACTGGTGGTGGCCAAGAACTACATCGACAACCTTTCGGAGGAGACAAGGAAGGGGATGGAAGAGAAGGCCAAACAGGGCCTCTGGCCATCTCACGCTCCATTTGGCTACGTCAACGTCATCGTCGGCTCTAGGCGCGTGATCGAGGTCGACAAAAAGCTCGCCGTCAAGATCCGCCGCTTGTTCCAGACCTATGCGGAGGGGCAGGCGTCCTTAGCAAACCTTCGGGTGCTGGCCCGTGATATCGGTCTACGGTCCCGCAAGGGAAACGTCTTGCAGACCAGCATGATAGCCCAGATTCTCTCCAACCCGATCTACAGCGGTCAAATACTCTGGAACGGGGTCCAAAACGACGGGACGCACGAGCCGATCGTCTCGAAAGAACTATTCGAGAAGGTTCAGGAAGTAATGCACGGCCGGAACCGTAACAAGACCGGTTTCGGGAAGCTTGACTTCACCTACAAAGGCGTCTTCACCTGTTCTCACTGCGGCTGCGCCATCACGGCAGAGAGACACAAAGGCAAATACGTCTACTACCACTGCACAGGCAAGAAGGGCCGATGCCCTGGGCAGAAGTGTATCGAAGAAAACGTTGTCAGCGCCCAAGTCTCCAATCTTCTCAGACGCCTGCATATCGATGCGGAGATATTGGAAATGCTCCGGGACGCGCTGCAGGAGAGTTTTGAGGAACAGCGTGCCTTTCACGACGATCAGCGAGAATCGCTGGGAAACGAAGCTAAGAGCATAGAAGGCAAGTTGGAGGCACTGTATCTGGACAAGCTCTCTGGCCAAGTCCCGATGGCGATCTTCGACAAACTCAAGCTCAAGTGGGAAAGTGAACTCGATGCTTGTCGGCTCCTCCTCTCAAGTCTCAGCAAGGCTCAAGCTTCGTATTTCGAGCTCGGCGTGACCCTTCTTGAACTAGGTTCGAACTGCCACTCCAGGTTCGAAAAGGCTACTCCAAAGGAAAAACGAGAGATACTCAGATCCCTATGTTCGAACTGCCAGTTGGAGAACGGATCGGTGCAACTTTCCTTGCAGGAGCCATTCAAAACGATGCTCCAATCAATCGAAAGTGAAGGCAGCAACCGCGAAACTGGGAAATGGCTGGCGGACTAG
- a CDS encoding aminopeptidase P family protein, whose product MSTAAASRTDRFAHELAEHGIDAFIGWSPVTMGYLHGFHEGGGERFMALCVSKSGAVRLICPALSATQAGRSGIQDVQSWRDGENPVAIFERLAEDWRLRAGIVAVDDELPAHMLLAMQEALPAALFRPGNRYLSQMMSVKTADDLELMRQAGAIADRAFPVGVEACKVGATEADVMDALNAEMARLGGKPLFCIIAAGPNGAEPHHLSDDTVIRDGDVIVMDFGCTVGGFHSDITRTVCVGRASDEAKKVYDVVYRAHKAARDAIALGVECQQLDRIARKVIEGAGYGPYFMHRLGHGFGMRGHEDPNIVEGNAHQLVEGNVFSIEPGIYLPGRFGVRIENICTVGPDGEISLNEEPSPVLVEV is encoded by the coding sequence ATGAGCACCGCAGCCGCTTCGCGCACCGACCGCTTCGCCCACGAGCTTGCCGAGCACGGGATTGACGCCTTTATCGGGTGGTCGCCGGTGACGATGGGCTACCTTCACGGCTTCCACGAGGGCGGCGGCGAGCGGTTCATGGCGCTCTGCGTGTCGAAATCCGGCGCGGTGCGCTTGATCTGCCCAGCGCTTTCGGCGACCCAGGCGGGCCGTTCGGGCATTCAGGACGTGCAGTCTTGGCGTGACGGCGAGAACCCAGTGGCGATCTTCGAGCGGCTCGCGGAGGACTGGCGCCTTCGTGCGGGCATCGTCGCCGTGGACGACGAACTCCCGGCCCACATGCTCCTCGCCATGCAGGAAGCCCTGCCCGCAGCGCTTTTTCGGCCCGGCAATCGCTATCTCTCGCAAATGATGAGCGTAAAGACCGCCGACGACCTGGAACTGATGCGCCAGGCCGGGGCGATCGCCGATAGGGCGTTCCCTGTCGGCGTTGAGGCCTGCAAGGTGGGCGCAACCGAAGCCGACGTGATGGACGCCCTCAACGCTGAAATGGCGCGGCTCGGCGGCAAACCGCTTTTCTGCATCATTGCGGCCGGGCCCAACGGCGCCGAACCGCACCACCTGAGCGACGACACGGTAATCAGGGACGGCGACGTGATTGTGATGGACTTCGGTTGCACGGTCGGCGGTTTCCACAGCGACATCACGCGCACGGTCTGTGTGGGACGCGCGAGCGACGAGGCCAAGAAGGTCTACGATGTGGTCTATCGGGCCCATAAGGCAGCCAGGGACGCCATCGCGCTCGGCGTCGAGTGCCAGCAACTCGACCGCATCGCGCGCAAGGTCATCGAAGGCGCCGGTTACGGGCCCTATTTCATGCATCGCCTCGGCCACGGCTTCGGCATGCGGGGCCACGAGGACCCGAACATCGTCGAAGGCAACGCGCACCAACTGGTCGAGGGCAACGTTTTCAGCATCGAGCCCGGCATCTATCTGCCCGGAAGGTTCGGCGTGCGCATCGAGAACATCTGCACGGTCGGCCCCGACGGCGAAATCAGCCTGAACGAAGAGCCGAGCCCTGTGCTTGTCGAGGTGTAG